One window from the genome of Corvus moneduloides isolate bCorMon1 chromosome 9, bCorMon1.pri, whole genome shotgun sequence encodes:
- the PIGC gene encoding phosphatidylinositol N-acetylglucosaminyltransferase subunit C, with the protein MEPVPGRRWQKVLYERQPFPDNYVDHRFLEELRKNVHARQYRYQAVVFQSGAVVQQLCSVCVFVLTWWYMDAGMLSPQGLFGAALVSSLLGYVLFDAVDGGAGRWASGRTRWADLKSTLVFAAFTYGFSPVLKTLTESISTDTIYAMSALMLLGHLIFFDYGANAAIVSSTLSLNMAIFASVCLASRLPRSLHAFVMVTFAMQIFALWPMLQKKLKARTPRCYVGVTVLFALAALAGLATVSSVGAVLFASLLLAISCLCPYCLIRLQLLKDNIHGPWDEAEIKEDLSRFLM; encoded by the coding sequence ATGGAGCCGGTCCCCGGGCGGCGGTGGCAGAAGGTGCTGTACGAGCGACAGCCTTTCCCCGATAACTACGTGGACCACCGGTTCCTGGAGGAGCTGCGGAAGAACGTGCACGCCCGGCAGTACCGGTACCAGGCCGTCGTCTTCCAGTCGGGAGCggtggtgcagcagctgtgcagcgTCTGCGTCTTCGTGCTCACCTGGTGGTACATGGACGCCGGGATGCTGAGCCCGCAGGGGCTTTTCGGGGCGGCCCTGGTGTCCTCCCTGCTCGGCTACGTCCTGTTTGATGCCGTGgacggcggggccgggcgctgGGCGAGCGGGCGGACGCGCTGGGCTGACCTCAAGAGTACGCTGGTGTTCGCCGCCTTCACCTACGGCTTCTCGCCGGTGCTGAAGACGCTGACCGAGTCCATCAGCACGGACACCATCTACGCCATGTCGGCCCTCATGCTTCTGGGTCACCTCATCTTCTTCGACTACGGCGCCAACGCTGCCATTGTGTCCAGCACACTGTCCCTCAACATGGCCATCTTCGCCTCGGTGTGCCTGGCCTCACGCCTGCCTCGCTCCCTGCATGCCTTCGTCATGGTCACCTTCGCCATGCAGATCTTTGCCCTGTGGCCCATGCTGCAGAAGAAGCTGAAGGCCCGGACGCCCCGGTGCTACGTGGGGGTGACGGTGCTCTTTGCGCTGGCAGCGCTGGCGGGGCTGGCCACGGTCTCCAGCGTGGGCGCCGTGCTCTTCGCCTCCCTGCTGCTCGCcatctcctgcctctgcccctaCTGCCTCATCCGCCTCCAGCTGCTCAAGGACAACATCCACGGGCCGTGGGACGAGGCTGAAATCAAGGAGGATCTCTCAAGGTTCCTCATGTAG